The bacterium genome includes a region encoding these proteins:
- the pheA gene encoding prephenate dehydratase: MQKLAGYRKKIDSIDAEILNLLSNRGKVAEEIGKIKKKTGGPIHVPSREKLIYERLANLNRGPYKNQSLISIFREIISATRSLEEPLKVSYLGPLGTFTQMAAEKYFGSSTELLPEGSIKSVFQAVERGHTHYGVVPIENSTEGLVSQSLDLLVESPLHIQAEIILRISHHLMSAQALDLKQIKTVYSHPQALAQCRSWLLKNVPQAKLKETESTAAAARHALNEKNSAAIASEIAANHYKLSIIRKNIQDLVQNYTRFLVVGEDVSNTATKSDKTSIVFTIQDEVGGLYKILSPLASGKINLTKIESRPLKRKAWEYLFSVDLDGHADEPKIKKALAAIKKRCSFFKVLGSYPVGQVY; encoded by the coding sequence ATGCAAAAACTAGCAGGATATCGTAAAAAAATAGACTCCATTGATGCAGAAATTTTAAATTTATTATCAAATCGTGGGAAAGTGGCTGAAGAAATCGGGAAGATTAAGAAAAAAACCGGTGGACCTATTCATGTGCCCTCGCGTGAAAAACTTATTTACGAACGCTTGGCAAATCTTAACCGTGGGCCGTATAAAAATCAGTCCCTCATTTCTATTTTTCGTGAAATTATTTCAGCTACACGCTCACTCGAAGAACCCCTCAAGGTTTCTTATTTAGGTCCTTTGGGTACGTTTACCCAAATGGCGGCCGAAAAATATTTTGGATCGTCTACAGAACTCTTGCCCGAAGGTTCTATTAAATCGGTTTTTCAAGCTGTTGAACGTGGGCATACCCATTACGGGGTTGTGCCCATTGAGAATTCTACCGAGGGTTTGGTGAGTCAATCGCTCGATCTTTTGGTGGAATCGCCGCTTCATATCCAAGCCGAAATTATTTTGCGTATTTCGCATCATTTAATGAGTGCTCAGGCGCTCGATTTAAAACAGATTAAGACGGTTTATTCGCATCCACAGGCCTTGGCACAATGTCGCAGCTGGCTTCTTAAAAATGTTCCTCAAGCAAAACTGAAAGAAACCGAAAGTACCGCTGCTGCCGCTCGTCATGCGTTAAACGAAAAAAACAGTGCGGCTATTGCCAGCGAAATTGCGGCTAATCATTATAAGCTTTCCATCATCCGTAAAAATATTCAGGATCTGGTACAAAACTACACGCGCTTTTTAGTGGTGGGTGAGGATGTGAGCAATACGGCTACCAAAAGTGATAAAACCTCCATCGTGTTTACCATTCAGGACGAAGTAGGGGGGCTGTATAAAATTTTATCGCCGCTGGCTTCGGGTAAAATTAATCTTACCAAAATTGAATCGCGTCCTCTAAAGCGTAAAGCCTGGGAATATTTGTTCTCGGTCGATTTAGACGGCCATGCGGATGAACCTAAAATTAAAAAGGCGCTGGCGGCTATTAAGAAACGCTGTTCGTTTTTTAAAGTGTTGGGTTCTTACCCTGTGGGGCAGGTTTATTAA